Proteins found in one Channa argus isolate prfri chromosome 7, Channa argus male v1.0, whole genome shotgun sequence genomic segment:
- the tax1bp1b gene encoding tax1-binding protein 1 homolog B isoform X1 has product MALFLDRTFLSNNMDTSNFAHVIFQNVGKSYLPHAALECHYTLTQFIKPNPKDWVGIFKVGWSTARDYYTFLWSPLPENYVEGTAVNRTVVFQGYYVPNDDGEFYQFCYVTHKGEIRGASTPFQFRANSPSEDELLTVEDECNSDILVVTTKAGFLEQKVEEAQREKDELVKNMALLQQEKEQLEAVKESLQKECEQLKEACSQLKKENQEVQNSSQALQEEKEEVKRRLEEATARVIQLEEDLIGVTQKGLQKETELDSLRDRLKKLTSEKEALESHLKNEKDEKELYKIHLKNRELENTKLSAELQMLKSVDVNKENTIAQFKEEVARLQACLTEKEKQYREIMAKVPPLGEMKALKEQLRQKEEQLQANQQQTSLLAAELRDASSARDRTMSELYRMKVEVDALSQAKTEAQAQCVRLEFVIEHLKTEAKQEAAKVEEEAAADPAVVAELQREVEDLKLRLHMAAEHYKEKYKECQRLQKQVLKLSEHQGELKKSSAQEVTIVPASASPDTSVPGSPGSADPMLEAIIQEKLKGISREATDRNDKYRKCKQMLAEEKERCCMFADELAKMEVKFKEQLKTNENLKLQLAAEEDRYKSQVAEKGRELKEVKDTLALVIKEKEKLEGELQKGSNSKKGDQGAGEKTSLESSQSSVPLFLQYPVPYTQDAPTPLLVSQSPTKLQFGNPYSISDSKDEADEEFLDDQLLRLPPVGLPSWDSNVVCIQPSRNHSRPEGHEESEEKQNNNGNTESNNEKPTATETHSPFVNDGQTGFCFDPSMDMKRCPLCEVIFPPNYDQSKFEEHVESHWKICPMCSEQFPLDCDQKVFENHVLTHFDGHQLNFD; this is encoded by the exons GTTGGTTGGAGCACAGCGAGGGACTATTACACATTCTTGTGGTCGCCTCTTCCTGAGAACTATGTGGAAGGCACCGCAGTCAACAGAACAGTGGTCTTTCAGG GATATTATGTGCCCAATGATGATGGTGAGTTCTACCAGTTCTGTTATGTGACCCACAAAGGGGAGATCCGGGGAGCCAGTACACCATTTCAGTTTCGTGCCAACAGCCCCTCAGAGGACGAACTGCTGACTGTTGAGGATGAATGTAACTCTGATATCCTGGTGGTCACCACAAAGGCTGGCTTCCTTGAG CAAAAGGTGGAAGAAgcgcagagagagaaagatgagcTCGTTAAAAACATGGCCCTTCTGCAGCAAGAGAAAGAGCAGCTAGAAGCTGTGAAAGAGAGCCTGCAGAAGGAGTGTGAGCAGCTGAAAGAAGCCTGTTCCCAACTGAAAAAAGAGAACCAG GAAGTACAGAATTCTTCCCAGGCCCTgcaagaagagaaagaggaagtaaaGAGAAGACTGGAGGAGGCTACAGCCCGGGTTATACAGTTGGAGGAGGACCTGATTGGAGTCACCCAGAAAGGCCTGCAAAAGGAAACTGAGCTGGACAG tcTCAGGGATAGACTAAAGAAACTGACTTCAGAGAAGGAGGCACTTGAATCTCATCTCAAAAATGAGAAGGATGAGAAGGAACTCTACAAG ATTCACCTGAAAAACCGGGAGCTTGAGAACACTAAGCTGAGTGCAGAGCTACAGATGCTGAAGTCTGTGGATGTAAACAAGGAAAACACCATTGCCCAATTTAAAGAAGAGGTGGCACGTCTGCAGGCATGCCTCACTGAGAAGGAGAAGCAGTACAGAGAGATCATGGCCAAAGTTCCCCCCCTG GGAGAAATGAAGGCCTTGAAGGAGCAGCTGAGGCAGAAGGAAGAGCAGCTCCAAGCCAACCAGCAGCAGACTTCCCTCTTAGCTGCCGAGTTGAGGGACGCGTCTAGTGCCCGAGACCGTACCATGTCTGAGCTCTATCGCATGAAGGTGGAGGTTGATGCCCTTAGCCAGGCCAAGACCGAAGCTCAGGCCCAGTGTGTCCGCCTGGAGTTCGTGATAGAGCATCTGAAGACAGAGGCCAAGCAGGAAGCA GCCAAAGTAGAGgaagaagctgctgctgaccCAGCTGTTGTAGCAGAGCTGCAGAGGGAGGTGGAAGACCTGAAACTCCGGCTTCATATGGCTGCAGAACACTACAAGGAGAAATACAAGGAGTGCCAGCGACTGCAGAAACAAGTGCTTAAACTCTCTGAGCATCAAGGG GAGCTAAAGAAAAGCTCAGCACAAGAGGTGACAATTGTCCCTGCCTCAGCAAGTCCAGACACGTCCGTGCCAG GGAGTCCAGGATCTGCTGATCCCATGCTGGAGGCAATCATCCAGGAAAAGCTTAAAGGCATCAGCAGAGAAGCAACTGACCGAAATGACAAATACAGGAAATGCAAGCAGATGCTGGCG GAGGAGAAGGAGCGTTGCTGCATGTTTGCTGATGAGCTGGCCAAGATGGAGGTAAAATTTAAGGAGCAACTGAAGACCAATGAGAACCTGAAGCTTCAGCTGGCAGCTGAGGAAGATCGCTACAAG AGCCAAGTAGCAGAGAAGGGACGGGAGCTGAAGGAAGTGAAAGACACACTAGCACTTGTTATaaaggagaaggaaaaactGGAGGGG GAGCTTCAGAAGGGCAGCAACAGCAAAAAGGGAGATCAGGGGGCAGGGGAGAAAACCAGTTTGGAGAGTAGCCAATCCAGTGTGCCTTTGTTCCTGCAGTACCCGGTCCCTTACACCCAGGATGCTCCCACCCCCCTGCTTGTGTCCCAGAGCCCCACCAAGCTGCAGTTTGGGAATCCTTACTCCATCTCAGACTCAAAag ATGAGGCAGATGAGGAGTTCTTAGATGACCAGCTGCTCAGGCTACCCCCTGTGGGTCTGCCTTCTTGGGACAGTAATGTGGTGTGTATCCAACCCTCCCGCAACCACAGCCGGCCAGAAGGCCATGAGGAGTCagaggaaaagcaaaacaacaac gGTAATACTGAAAGTAATAATGAAAAGCCCACAGCAACTGAAACTCACAGCCCATTTGTGAATGATGGACAAACTGGTTTCTGCTTTGATCCCAG TATGGACATGAAACGGTGCCCACTGTGTGAGGTCATCTTTCCACCCAACTATGACCAGAGCAAGTTTGAAGAACATGTGGAAAGCCACTGGAAAATCTGCCCCATGTGCAGCGAGCAGTTCCCCCTGGACTGCGACCAGAAGGTGTTTGAGAATCATGTTCTCACTCACTTCGATGGTCACCAGCTCAATTTTgactaa
- the tax1bp1b gene encoding tax1-binding protein 1 homolog B isoform X2: protein MALFLDRTFLSNNMDTSNFAHVIFQNVGKSYLPHAALECHYTLTQFIKPNPKDWVGIFKVGWSTARDYYTFLWSPLPENYVEGTAVNRTVVFQGYYVPNDDGEFYQFCYVTHKGEIRGASTPFQFRANSPSEDELLTVEDECNSDILVVTTKAGFLEQKVEEAQREKDELVKNMALLQQEKEQLEAVKESLQKECEQLKEACSQLKKENQEVQNSSQALQEEKEEVKRRLEEATARVIQLEEDLIGVTQKGLQKETELDSLRDRLKKLTSEKEALESHLKNEKDEKELYKIHLKNRELENTKLSAELQMLKSVDVNKENTIAQFKEEVARLQACLTEKEKQYREIMAKVPPLGEMKALKEQLRQKEEQLQANQQQTSLLAAELRDASSARDRTMSELYRMKVEVDALSQAKTEAQAQCVRLEFVIEHLKTEAKQEAAKVEEEAAADPAVVAELQREVEDLKLRLHMAAEHYKEKYKECQRLQKQVLKLSEHQGELKKSSAQEVTIVPASASPDTSVPGSPGSADPMLEAIIQEKLKGISREATDRNDKYRKCKQMLAEEKERCCMFADELAKMEVKFKEQLKTNENLKLQLAAEEDRYKSQVAEKGRELKEVKDTLALVIKEKEKLEGYPVPYTQDAPTPLLVSQSPTKLQFGNPYSISDSKDEADEEFLDDQLLRLPPVGLPSWDSNVVCIQPSRNHSRPEGHEESEEKQNNNGNTESNNEKPTATETHSPFVNDGQTGFCFDPSMDMKRCPLCEVIFPPNYDQSKFEEHVESHWKICPMCSEQFPLDCDQKVFENHVLTHFDGHQLNFD from the exons GTTGGTTGGAGCACAGCGAGGGACTATTACACATTCTTGTGGTCGCCTCTTCCTGAGAACTATGTGGAAGGCACCGCAGTCAACAGAACAGTGGTCTTTCAGG GATATTATGTGCCCAATGATGATGGTGAGTTCTACCAGTTCTGTTATGTGACCCACAAAGGGGAGATCCGGGGAGCCAGTACACCATTTCAGTTTCGTGCCAACAGCCCCTCAGAGGACGAACTGCTGACTGTTGAGGATGAATGTAACTCTGATATCCTGGTGGTCACCACAAAGGCTGGCTTCCTTGAG CAAAAGGTGGAAGAAgcgcagagagagaaagatgagcTCGTTAAAAACATGGCCCTTCTGCAGCAAGAGAAAGAGCAGCTAGAAGCTGTGAAAGAGAGCCTGCAGAAGGAGTGTGAGCAGCTGAAAGAAGCCTGTTCCCAACTGAAAAAAGAGAACCAG GAAGTACAGAATTCTTCCCAGGCCCTgcaagaagagaaagaggaagtaaaGAGAAGACTGGAGGAGGCTACAGCCCGGGTTATACAGTTGGAGGAGGACCTGATTGGAGTCACCCAGAAAGGCCTGCAAAAGGAAACTGAGCTGGACAG tcTCAGGGATAGACTAAAGAAACTGACTTCAGAGAAGGAGGCACTTGAATCTCATCTCAAAAATGAGAAGGATGAGAAGGAACTCTACAAG ATTCACCTGAAAAACCGGGAGCTTGAGAACACTAAGCTGAGTGCAGAGCTACAGATGCTGAAGTCTGTGGATGTAAACAAGGAAAACACCATTGCCCAATTTAAAGAAGAGGTGGCACGTCTGCAGGCATGCCTCACTGAGAAGGAGAAGCAGTACAGAGAGATCATGGCCAAAGTTCCCCCCCTG GGAGAAATGAAGGCCTTGAAGGAGCAGCTGAGGCAGAAGGAAGAGCAGCTCCAAGCCAACCAGCAGCAGACTTCCCTCTTAGCTGCCGAGTTGAGGGACGCGTCTAGTGCCCGAGACCGTACCATGTCTGAGCTCTATCGCATGAAGGTGGAGGTTGATGCCCTTAGCCAGGCCAAGACCGAAGCTCAGGCCCAGTGTGTCCGCCTGGAGTTCGTGATAGAGCATCTGAAGACAGAGGCCAAGCAGGAAGCA GCCAAAGTAGAGgaagaagctgctgctgaccCAGCTGTTGTAGCAGAGCTGCAGAGGGAGGTGGAAGACCTGAAACTCCGGCTTCATATGGCTGCAGAACACTACAAGGAGAAATACAAGGAGTGCCAGCGACTGCAGAAACAAGTGCTTAAACTCTCTGAGCATCAAGGG GAGCTAAAGAAAAGCTCAGCACAAGAGGTGACAATTGTCCCTGCCTCAGCAAGTCCAGACACGTCCGTGCCAG GGAGTCCAGGATCTGCTGATCCCATGCTGGAGGCAATCATCCAGGAAAAGCTTAAAGGCATCAGCAGAGAAGCAACTGACCGAAATGACAAATACAGGAAATGCAAGCAGATGCTGGCG GAGGAGAAGGAGCGTTGCTGCATGTTTGCTGATGAGCTGGCCAAGATGGAGGTAAAATTTAAGGAGCAACTGAAGACCAATGAGAACCTGAAGCTTCAGCTGGCAGCTGAGGAAGATCGCTACAAG AGCCAAGTAGCAGAGAAGGGACGGGAGCTGAAGGAAGTGAAAGACACACTAGCACTTGTTATaaaggagaaggaaaaactGGAGGGG TACCCGGTCCCTTACACCCAGGATGCTCCCACCCCCCTGCTTGTGTCCCAGAGCCCCACCAAGCTGCAGTTTGGGAATCCTTACTCCATCTCAGACTCAAAag ATGAGGCAGATGAGGAGTTCTTAGATGACCAGCTGCTCAGGCTACCCCCTGTGGGTCTGCCTTCTTGGGACAGTAATGTGGTGTGTATCCAACCCTCCCGCAACCACAGCCGGCCAGAAGGCCATGAGGAGTCagaggaaaagcaaaacaacaac gGTAATACTGAAAGTAATAATGAAAAGCCCACAGCAACTGAAACTCACAGCCCATTTGTGAATGATGGACAAACTGGTTTCTGCTTTGATCCCAG TATGGACATGAAACGGTGCCCACTGTGTGAGGTCATCTTTCCACCCAACTATGACCAGAGCAAGTTTGAAGAACATGTGGAAAGCCACTGGAAAATCTGCCCCATGTGCAGCGAGCAGTTCCCCCTGGACTGCGACCAGAAGGTGTTTGAGAATCATGTTCTCACTCACTTCGATGGTCACCAGCTCAATTTTgactaa
- the tax1bp1b gene encoding tax1-binding protein 1 homolog B isoform X3, whose translation MALFLDRTFLSNNMDTSNFAHVIFQNVGKSYLPHAALECHYTLTQFIKPNPKDWVGIFKVGWSTARDYYTFLWSPLPENYVEGTAVNRTVVFQGYYVPNDDGEFYQFCYVTHKGEIRGASTPFQFRANSPSEDELLTVEDECNSDILVVTTKAGFLEQKVEEAQREKDELVKNMALLQQEKEQLEAVKESLQKECEQLKEACSQLKKENQEVQNSSQALQEEKEEVKRRLEEATARVIQLEEDLIGVTQKGLQKETELDSLRDRLKKLTSEKEALESHLKNEKDEKELYKIHLKNRELENTKLSAELQMLKSVDVNKENTIAQFKEEVARLQACLTEKEKQYREIMAKVPPLGEMKALKEQLRQKEEQLQANQQQTSLLAAELRDASSARDRTMSELYRMKVEVDALSQAKTEAQAQCVRLEFVIEHLKTEAKQEAAKVEEEAAADPAVVAELQREVEDLKLRLHMAAEHYKEKYKECQRLQKQVLKLSEHQGELKKSSAQEVTIVPASASPDTSVPGSPGSADPMLEAIIQEKLKGISREATDRNDKYRKCKQMLASQVAEKGRELKEVKDTLALVIKEKEKLEGELQKGSNSKKGDQGAGEKTSLESSQSSVPLFLQYPVPYTQDAPTPLLVSQSPTKLQFGNPYSISDSKDEADEEFLDDQLLRLPPVGLPSWDSNVVCIQPSRNHSRPEGHEESEEKQNNNGNTESNNEKPTATETHSPFVNDGQTGFCFDPSMDMKRCPLCEVIFPPNYDQSKFEEHVESHWKICPMCSEQFPLDCDQKVFENHVLTHFDGHQLNFD comes from the exons GTTGGTTGGAGCACAGCGAGGGACTATTACACATTCTTGTGGTCGCCTCTTCCTGAGAACTATGTGGAAGGCACCGCAGTCAACAGAACAGTGGTCTTTCAGG GATATTATGTGCCCAATGATGATGGTGAGTTCTACCAGTTCTGTTATGTGACCCACAAAGGGGAGATCCGGGGAGCCAGTACACCATTTCAGTTTCGTGCCAACAGCCCCTCAGAGGACGAACTGCTGACTGTTGAGGATGAATGTAACTCTGATATCCTGGTGGTCACCACAAAGGCTGGCTTCCTTGAG CAAAAGGTGGAAGAAgcgcagagagagaaagatgagcTCGTTAAAAACATGGCCCTTCTGCAGCAAGAGAAAGAGCAGCTAGAAGCTGTGAAAGAGAGCCTGCAGAAGGAGTGTGAGCAGCTGAAAGAAGCCTGTTCCCAACTGAAAAAAGAGAACCAG GAAGTACAGAATTCTTCCCAGGCCCTgcaagaagagaaagaggaagtaaaGAGAAGACTGGAGGAGGCTACAGCCCGGGTTATACAGTTGGAGGAGGACCTGATTGGAGTCACCCAGAAAGGCCTGCAAAAGGAAACTGAGCTGGACAG tcTCAGGGATAGACTAAAGAAACTGACTTCAGAGAAGGAGGCACTTGAATCTCATCTCAAAAATGAGAAGGATGAGAAGGAACTCTACAAG ATTCACCTGAAAAACCGGGAGCTTGAGAACACTAAGCTGAGTGCAGAGCTACAGATGCTGAAGTCTGTGGATGTAAACAAGGAAAACACCATTGCCCAATTTAAAGAAGAGGTGGCACGTCTGCAGGCATGCCTCACTGAGAAGGAGAAGCAGTACAGAGAGATCATGGCCAAAGTTCCCCCCCTG GGAGAAATGAAGGCCTTGAAGGAGCAGCTGAGGCAGAAGGAAGAGCAGCTCCAAGCCAACCAGCAGCAGACTTCCCTCTTAGCTGCCGAGTTGAGGGACGCGTCTAGTGCCCGAGACCGTACCATGTCTGAGCTCTATCGCATGAAGGTGGAGGTTGATGCCCTTAGCCAGGCCAAGACCGAAGCTCAGGCCCAGTGTGTCCGCCTGGAGTTCGTGATAGAGCATCTGAAGACAGAGGCCAAGCAGGAAGCA GCCAAAGTAGAGgaagaagctgctgctgaccCAGCTGTTGTAGCAGAGCTGCAGAGGGAGGTGGAAGACCTGAAACTCCGGCTTCATATGGCTGCAGAACACTACAAGGAGAAATACAAGGAGTGCCAGCGACTGCAGAAACAAGTGCTTAAACTCTCTGAGCATCAAGGG GAGCTAAAGAAAAGCTCAGCACAAGAGGTGACAATTGTCCCTGCCTCAGCAAGTCCAGACACGTCCGTGCCAG GGAGTCCAGGATCTGCTGATCCCATGCTGGAGGCAATCATCCAGGAAAAGCTTAAAGGCATCAGCAGAGAAGCAACTGACCGAAATGACAAATACAGGAAATGCAAGCAGATGCTGGCG AGCCAAGTAGCAGAGAAGGGACGGGAGCTGAAGGAAGTGAAAGACACACTAGCACTTGTTATaaaggagaaggaaaaactGGAGGGG GAGCTTCAGAAGGGCAGCAACAGCAAAAAGGGAGATCAGGGGGCAGGGGAGAAAACCAGTTTGGAGAGTAGCCAATCCAGTGTGCCTTTGTTCCTGCAGTACCCGGTCCCTTACACCCAGGATGCTCCCACCCCCCTGCTTGTGTCCCAGAGCCCCACCAAGCTGCAGTTTGGGAATCCTTACTCCATCTCAGACTCAAAag ATGAGGCAGATGAGGAGTTCTTAGATGACCAGCTGCTCAGGCTACCCCCTGTGGGTCTGCCTTCTTGGGACAGTAATGTGGTGTGTATCCAACCCTCCCGCAACCACAGCCGGCCAGAAGGCCATGAGGAGTCagaggaaaagcaaaacaacaac gGTAATACTGAAAGTAATAATGAAAAGCCCACAGCAACTGAAACTCACAGCCCATTTGTGAATGATGGACAAACTGGTTTCTGCTTTGATCCCAG TATGGACATGAAACGGTGCCCACTGTGTGAGGTCATCTTTCCACCCAACTATGACCAGAGCAAGTTTGAAGAACATGTGGAAAGCCACTGGAAAATCTGCCCCATGTGCAGCGAGCAGTTCCCCCTGGACTGCGACCAGAAGGTGTTTGAGAATCATGTTCTCACTCACTTCGATGGTCACCAGCTCAATTTTgactaa
- the tax1bp1b gene encoding tax1-binding protein 1 homolog B isoform X4 has translation MALFLDRTFLSNNMDTSNFAHVIFQNVGKSYLPHAALECHYTLTQFIKPNPKDWVGIFKVGWSTARDYYTFLWSPLPENYVEGTAVNRTVVFQGYYVPNDDGEFYQFCYVTHKGEIRGASTPFQFRANSPSEDELLTVEDECNSDILVVTTKAGFLEQKVEEAQREKDELVKNMALLQQEKEQLEAVKESLQKECEQLKEACSQLKKENQEVQNSSQALQEEKEEVKRRLEEATARVIQLEEDLIGVTQKGLQKETELDSLRDRLKKLTSEKEALESHLKNEKDEKELYKIHLKNRELENTKLSAELQMLKSVDVNKENTIAQFKEEVARLQACLTEKEKQYREIMAKVPPLGEMKALKEQLRQKEEQLQANQQQTSLLAAELRDASSARDRTMSELYRMKVEVDALSQAKTEAQAQCVRLEFVIEHLKTEAKQEAAKVEEEAAADPAVVAELQREVEDLKLRLHMAAEHYKEKYKECQRLQKQVLKLSEHQGELKKSSAQEVTIVPASASPDTSVPGSPGSADPMLEAIIQEKLKGISREATDRNDKYRKCKQMLASQVAEKGRELKEVKDTLALVIKEKEKLEGYPVPYTQDAPTPLLVSQSPTKLQFGNPYSISDSKDEADEEFLDDQLLRLPPVGLPSWDSNVVCIQPSRNHSRPEGHEESEEKQNNNGNTESNNEKPTATETHSPFVNDGQTGFCFDPSMDMKRCPLCEVIFPPNYDQSKFEEHVESHWKICPMCSEQFPLDCDQKVFENHVLTHFDGHQLNFD, from the exons GTTGGTTGGAGCACAGCGAGGGACTATTACACATTCTTGTGGTCGCCTCTTCCTGAGAACTATGTGGAAGGCACCGCAGTCAACAGAACAGTGGTCTTTCAGG GATATTATGTGCCCAATGATGATGGTGAGTTCTACCAGTTCTGTTATGTGACCCACAAAGGGGAGATCCGGGGAGCCAGTACACCATTTCAGTTTCGTGCCAACAGCCCCTCAGAGGACGAACTGCTGACTGTTGAGGATGAATGTAACTCTGATATCCTGGTGGTCACCACAAAGGCTGGCTTCCTTGAG CAAAAGGTGGAAGAAgcgcagagagagaaagatgagcTCGTTAAAAACATGGCCCTTCTGCAGCAAGAGAAAGAGCAGCTAGAAGCTGTGAAAGAGAGCCTGCAGAAGGAGTGTGAGCAGCTGAAAGAAGCCTGTTCCCAACTGAAAAAAGAGAACCAG GAAGTACAGAATTCTTCCCAGGCCCTgcaagaagagaaagaggaagtaaaGAGAAGACTGGAGGAGGCTACAGCCCGGGTTATACAGTTGGAGGAGGACCTGATTGGAGTCACCCAGAAAGGCCTGCAAAAGGAAACTGAGCTGGACAG tcTCAGGGATAGACTAAAGAAACTGACTTCAGAGAAGGAGGCACTTGAATCTCATCTCAAAAATGAGAAGGATGAGAAGGAACTCTACAAG ATTCACCTGAAAAACCGGGAGCTTGAGAACACTAAGCTGAGTGCAGAGCTACAGATGCTGAAGTCTGTGGATGTAAACAAGGAAAACACCATTGCCCAATTTAAAGAAGAGGTGGCACGTCTGCAGGCATGCCTCACTGAGAAGGAGAAGCAGTACAGAGAGATCATGGCCAAAGTTCCCCCCCTG GGAGAAATGAAGGCCTTGAAGGAGCAGCTGAGGCAGAAGGAAGAGCAGCTCCAAGCCAACCAGCAGCAGACTTCCCTCTTAGCTGCCGAGTTGAGGGACGCGTCTAGTGCCCGAGACCGTACCATGTCTGAGCTCTATCGCATGAAGGTGGAGGTTGATGCCCTTAGCCAGGCCAAGACCGAAGCTCAGGCCCAGTGTGTCCGCCTGGAGTTCGTGATAGAGCATCTGAAGACAGAGGCCAAGCAGGAAGCA GCCAAAGTAGAGgaagaagctgctgctgaccCAGCTGTTGTAGCAGAGCTGCAGAGGGAGGTGGAAGACCTGAAACTCCGGCTTCATATGGCTGCAGAACACTACAAGGAGAAATACAAGGAGTGCCAGCGACTGCAGAAACAAGTGCTTAAACTCTCTGAGCATCAAGGG GAGCTAAAGAAAAGCTCAGCACAAGAGGTGACAATTGTCCCTGCCTCAGCAAGTCCAGACACGTCCGTGCCAG GGAGTCCAGGATCTGCTGATCCCATGCTGGAGGCAATCATCCAGGAAAAGCTTAAAGGCATCAGCAGAGAAGCAACTGACCGAAATGACAAATACAGGAAATGCAAGCAGATGCTGGCG AGCCAAGTAGCAGAGAAGGGACGGGAGCTGAAGGAAGTGAAAGACACACTAGCACTTGTTATaaaggagaaggaaaaactGGAGGGG TACCCGGTCCCTTACACCCAGGATGCTCCCACCCCCCTGCTTGTGTCCCAGAGCCCCACCAAGCTGCAGTTTGGGAATCCTTACTCCATCTCAGACTCAAAag ATGAGGCAGATGAGGAGTTCTTAGATGACCAGCTGCTCAGGCTACCCCCTGTGGGTCTGCCTTCTTGGGACAGTAATGTGGTGTGTATCCAACCCTCCCGCAACCACAGCCGGCCAGAAGGCCATGAGGAGTCagaggaaaagcaaaacaacaac gGTAATACTGAAAGTAATAATGAAAAGCCCACAGCAACTGAAACTCACAGCCCATTTGTGAATGATGGACAAACTGGTTTCTGCTTTGATCCCAG TATGGACATGAAACGGTGCCCACTGTGTGAGGTCATCTTTCCACCCAACTATGACCAGAGCAAGTTTGAAGAACATGTGGAAAGCCACTGGAAAATCTGCCCCATGTGCAGCGAGCAGTTCCCCCTGGACTGCGACCAGAAGGTGTTTGAGAATCATGTTCTCACTCACTTCGATGGTCACCAGCTCAATTTTgactaa
- the jazf1b gene encoding juxtaposed with another zinc finger protein 1b isoform X2: MMQSNNMDTDPRLLEKQEQQQPTYVALSYINRFMTDAARREHEALKKKSQPKLSLPLTGNLSRSSVSTPPRHASGNLTPPVTPPITPSSSFRSSTPTGSECDDEEVEFEESDSDESWTTESAISSESILSSMCMNGGDEKPFACPVPGCKKRYKNVNGIKYHAKNGHRTQIRVRKPFKCRCGKSYKTSQGLRHHTINFHPPISTDIIRKMQQ; the protein is encoded by the exons ATGATGCAAAGCAACAACATGG acacagacccTCGACTTCTGGagaagcaggagcagcagcagcctacATATGTTGCGCTCAGTTACATCAACAG GTTCATGACAGATGCTGCACGGCGAGAACACGAGGCCCTGAAGAAAAAATCACAGCCCAAGTTGTCTTTGCCACTGACAGGCAATCTGTCTCGCAGCAGTGTTTCCACTCCACCTCGCCATGCCAGTGGAAACCTCACCCCTCCAGTCACCCCACCCATCACCCCGTCCTCTTCCTTTCGCAGCAGTACGCCTACAG GTAGTGAATGTGATGATGAGGAGGTAGAATTTGAGGAGTCTGACAGTGATGAATCGTGGACAACAGAGAGTGCCATCAGCTCTGAGTCCATTCTTAGTTCTATGTGTATGAATGGAGGAGACGAGAAGCCTTTTGCCTGCCCTGTCCCAGGCTGTAAAAAGAGATACAAG AATGTGAACGGGATCAAGTATCATGCTAAGAATGGCCACCGAACCCAGATAAGGGTGCGGAAACCCTTCAAGTGCCGGTGTGGAAAGAGTTACAAAACATCTCAGGGTCTCCGCCACCACACCATCAACTTCCACCCACCTATCTCTACTGACATCATCCGCAAGATGCAGCAGTAA